TACCTCTTTCTTTGAGTTGGATCGGACCATGGAAATGATAATGGCCTCTTTCTCTCGACCTTGGAAGCCATCGACCGTAGATATCTCCATCTCCTTGAGCTTGTCTTCTTTGCTTCTCATCATCCTTAGCAAGACAACCTGCAGAAACATAACATGCCATCCAAAGTGTTCATAAATGGTGACAGAGAAGTGTCAAAGcatccaaacaaacaaaataGAGCTGCAGAAGACCATGAGGGCAAAGGTTTTCATTTTAATATTAAATATTTGAGAATGCCTCAATCAAAGATGCGAAAAATGCAGATAAGTCTTCTCATCAGATGAAAACCAGTACATTACCAAAATTCTGGAGTGTTGCATCTTATCAGTTGTTGAGTTTCCTTTCCAATGGTTCTCTTACAGGTTTTCTTCAAGGAATTATTGACTCCTGATGCATCCAGATGTGAATAGTGTCTTGACATGCACATTCCGTACATCTGAGGCCCATAGTTTGGTGGTCCAGATTGTTAATATAGTGGGCCCACCGTGGATAGAGGAGCTCCAAATCCCCCCATTGGGAGATCTCAAAGTCCTAACCCTTCAATTAGAGAAACTACAGAGAGAAAATTAAGGGAAAAATAATacaaccatccaaaaaaaaaaaaagggttaaagTTGGATGGCTATGACTAAGATCTTCCAATATGGATGAACTTTGGGGCATACCCCATTAAATCAACAATCCTGACACTTGATCACCAAACCCAGCACCCCTGATCCGGGTGCATCAGGACCTGATaatccttctttttcttcacaATAAAAATTAAGCACAataacttgaaattaaataagtCGGGGAGCTAGTTAGACCTGTGCAGCATAAGGGGTTATAATTCCAATGTCTGATGAAAGGACACCACTCTCAACCAGTCTCTTAGCATGGGCTATAGCAACGGCTGCCTCACCTTCATTCATAGTGCTGTCTTCTTCATCCTTCTTTTCTTCCATGTCGCACCTGAAGCAGATCAGATGGTGTCAACTTTCAAGAGTGCATTGAGTCAACAATGCTGGAGTAGTACTCAATACAAGTATACAGTATCTACCCTGCTATGTCAATGAGAATGAGGGTTGGTTCTGTTGAAGATGACTTTTGTACAGCTTCAAGGTCGTAGAGCATATGCCCAGCTACACTTGGATGCGCTTTGATCTGTAAGAAGCATAGGACAAAATCAGGTTAAATTACTTCTGTAGAGTGAGTATAACAAATGGCAAATTTGCTACTTGTTAATATAATAAAGCATTTTTATTAAGTCAACAAATAGATTCCAAGCACCTTACTATCATATAGCTCTTTAGATGACCAGTCCATAATAAGCTCATGCATGCGATACTGGACTGTGAGCATGGCCATCACTTCATCCCCATACAAGCTTGCAAGCCGCTCAAAGAGGGTTTTTCCAAGGCCCTTCCTCTCAGCTTCAACACTCTGTATAGTCGGGGGAAGCTGAAGATGGTCGCCTGCAAGTATACATCTTGATCCCTGCGACAATGGACACATACAGATAGCTTCTTGAGATGTAAACTTCTGCACAAGAAGATACCTTGTAcaaggaaaagattttttttgACTGTAAATAACAGCAAGAAAAAACTTCATGATATCACAATTTTCTGAACAGGTGTTGATATCAACACCCACTCTGATTGATTTGGTTAAATTCACCTTCTGTTTTGGGAATTGAAGTAGAATTACTCGTTCAATTTCCTGAAAGCAAAGTGGGTGCAAGCAAATCAAAGAGGAAGAGTATACATAGCGGCTTCCTTTTATTAATTTGTAATAGGCAAAACAGTCAATGGCAATATGGCATGTCAATGTCTTCAAATGATTTTATCAATTTCATCCACTCCCCAAATAGAAAGGCCTCCACAAATACCTAGACTGGTCAGATGATTGCGTCTATTGActcatcatcgtcatctaagccttatcccagctaATTGCGGTCAGTGATTGCATGTATTgcctaaaattcaaattttcacatACATCTAACAAAGAATTTATCATACCATTTCCAAAGAAGGGACCTTTTCTATGAGTGTGAAATCTATTAATAGGAGGTGAAAATATAACAAGAACATTGCTTCAGAGAGAGAAGGGTACTGAAAAGAAAAGCCCAGATGACTCAGCATAAAACATGCTTACAACATGAGAGAACAGAAGTAGAAAATTAAGTACAATAAGCTACTGGCCTTTAAGGAGTTGTCTAGCATACAAATATCtaagaaaaacaagaaacaagGCAACCGTAGGGGGGAAAAAACTTAGGATAATTTGTATAATACAGGAAGCACAAGAAATTATCCAAAGATACAAATATTATATGCTACTACTTATGAGGCCAGATCCAACACAAAGCTTTGTATGTGAAGCTTAACATACACAATGCATCCAAGTGCGTCTAGATGAGTATAATTCCTTTTAGAGCGCCTAAATATGTCCAAGTGCATTGCACTTTGATGAATTTAGACACATTTACATCATGTACTTTAATGGACTTAAATGAAACTTGATGCATTTTTACATGAAGCTTAATGTACAAGGCTTTGTATATTTGGATCCGAACTCTATCAAAATACCACGAAAGAATTACAGACTGCACCTTCAACAAAGCCATCCAGCATGCAACCTCGAGTGCCTGAGCAGCTTCATCAATAATCACCAAATCAAATGTAGTTCCTTCCAGTTTGTGGGAAGATGCACCTGTCAAAGTTGTCAAAACCACATCCGCATTCTTTATTACATCTGTGATTGCCAGCTGCTGCCTCTTCCTCTCCTCCTTGGCAAGGGTTCTAAGCTCCTTCCTGATGTCCCTTTTTGTATTTCGATCTTTGGTTTTCAGTAGCTTCCCATTCAGAACCTGAGAAACAAAGAAAGCAAGAACATATTCAATGGGACGCGAAGAGAATCTTAAGAGGTTGAACAAGATGGTGAAACTCACATATTAGCTTCTTTCAGGCATGCAGACCAATAGTATCGCTGTACGATGTTTAAGGGATGACCATCCATGAAagtggaattatatgatcctcaaccTGAAGATATGCATAGCATCTTGGGGCATTGAGcatctacaagtggggtccatgactcagtccccaccattgatctgatgtGCCCCACAGGCCACAGTGGATATACAGCTACTCAAAGATTTCCTAGATAGgcatatcctcaccatccaattgTTGGCCTTTCTGCGATTGCATGCAGGCGTTGTTGTACTTTCCtaaaccatctatttgcaggccaccAATCAAAGGGTTAGGAATTTAGGACTGTCCTGTGGTGGAGATCTTTGAAGGAACATCTATCCCATTGTTACCAAGATCATCAAACCCCCTATATTTTCTGTTTTGAGTTGCTCGATCCAGATTATAGgcagatcctaaccatccaattgttgGCCTTTCTGCAACTGCAAGTGGAGTTTGTAGTACTTTCCTAAACCATCTATTTGCCAGCCACCGATCAAAGGGTTAGGAACTAGCTGGGGAGATTTTTGAAGCAACATCTATCCCATTGTTACCGAGATCGTCAAACCCCCTATGTTTTCTGTTTTGAGTTGCCCGATCcagattatgggtcatttgcaatCCGGATTGCTATTTTTCCCTATCCGAAATCGTTGTTCTACACTCATAGTGTTGATTAAGTTGTATTCTAGATTATAATTATAATGTACagatttatactttgatttatgaAATAGCAAGCATATAATAATTACTAAGCATGCAATATctaaaattaattattattatttatttttttaagcactcatcatttaaaatttaaattaaaacatCAATTCGTAAATACAACTATATTGTGTATGCTTACTGGTATGGTATCCATACCACATACAAGAGAAACACCGATCTAGGTACCTTAGTTTATACAGAGTGGATCCTGTCAAATCAACAATATGGATCCCAAGACCATGGTCCCCATGTATACACCCTACATGCTCAAGGCCCAAAATTATTATGGAAATTCATAAGATTTGTCTTTATGAAATTGGACCAAGCATACGATGCACCTAATGTACAGTTATGCACCTATGAAGCATTAATCACATTATTAGTTTCCTTAAATCAAGATTAAAAAATCTGTTCAAACCTATCCAACTTGCTAGTTGAGCTCGTAGCACATGGCCCCTTCTAACAGGGAGACTCAGGTTGGAATCGCGCTGATGTACTAGTTTCGGTGCTGCCTGAACCATGGAATCCAGAAAGAAAAATCACAAACTCTAGGGATGttttgcccaaaaaaaaaaaaaaagggtatctGATCAAACACTCATTCGGCTATCATCTGGGTAAACTCTTCTTTCCCAAAGATGAGGTAAAGAACGAGTGACAACCTGGTCCTGTTACAGCTTAAAGCTAGCCTTGACTTGTTTAATCATCTCCTGAGAAAATTCaatttgtttccttatttctTAGTAATTAGATATTAACTTTTCATCAACTGCACCAAAGTCATGGAGCATATATCACATAGGAATATTACTATCAATTATTAAGACTTCAAAAGGATGTGGTCTGATTCTGAAGGCAACGGCTGGGCTTCATACCCCAATTCTTAAGGTAAAGGGCCATATTATCATATATCACACTTGAAATATTTAACTATATATTACAGTTTAGGAGAGATGCTGATGCCTACAAGaaaaactaagggcctgtttcgTAGACAATTAAAAATCAGTTATATCAGTTGCGTATTAGAGACAGTTAATATAAATTGTTGGTTATATTTTTAATtcctaacaaaaataaaaaaataaaattgacctCTAATGCATAATTACGATTAAATATAATGagtaaactcatttttaagtggcaaccaaacagttCTAAACATTATAAAATGCATGTTACAATGCCGTGCACACATCTTCCATAAGTTGTTGGATCAACTCATTGGAGTCACAATTTTCAGGCTAAACAAGTCAATTCTTATGCACTAGCTTTAGAAAATTGTCCTCAAACACATGGATTGAGTGACGGCTTCAACGAAGTTAAAGAACACCCAAAGCAAGGATAATGAGTTATGACATTGCAAGTGGGTTTCATATGGACATGAGCATTTCCACCAAAAAGTATTTGTAATCAAGGTTTCAAATTGGGGTATAGGGTATTATATCATTCACCACCAATATGGTCCCGTATTGCCCCCATATCACCCCTCTATTGGGCTGTTTCGGGCTGATATGGGCCGATACAGCTGTATAGTTCGCAGGCAATACTGGTATACATTGGGTGATGTGCTAGTTTTGGGTGATACTTTAAACCTTGCTTAGAATACTTTCCCTAAAAATACAAGTAGCAAACATgataaaattcaggtggaccaccaaCAAATCACCTCAGGGCAATTTGGGCTTCAAAAGAGCTTTATTAGTGATTAAAAAAAAGGTGATTATCATCAATAAGGTATCATAGGATGCTCAATTTCATGAAACCATCTTGACCCAGCAAGGATACAGGTGTCGGCCACCTTTCATCAACCTGAACTGTACTTCAGGGCACCATCAAGGGATGGAATATGCCCTAATGTCTCCATTATCAGATGATCCCACAAACCAAATGAAAATGACAATTGCACGAATTGTCTGCATTTAACAGGGCCTGATTGGACAGTTGAGAACATACAATGGGAAGATTTTCAGGGTATCACTTATCTGCCATAAGGCCCCCCATATGAACAATGGATCCCTAAGGCAGGCCCACATGTAAAGTAAACGGGGCCAAGCAAATGGTTGATCAAACTTTTGTATTAAATCCACATTAAATATatcagaaaattttcaagtattaATTACCTTCATTTCTTTGCGAATGTCATTTGCAAGAGCACTATTATCCCCTCGCAGAACCTAACAAGTAATTGACAATGGTAAGTATAAAAATGGAAGTCAGAATAAGGCACAAAAGTTCCTTGTTTACAGGATAAAAATCGAAGTACCATTAAAAATTCGAAGtgtttacaaaaaaaaagaaaaagaaaaaaagagggagaaatgACTGAAGATTGAATTGCAACTGGGGAAGATCAGAGCTTCATGGAATTTTAGTCGTAGCCTATTTGCAATGAAGCAAGCATGAAGAAAAAATGTGACATTTTAGAATTCCAAACTCAATCTATGCAAAGCCCCCCATACAAGAAATTGTATACAACTCACGATTCACAAAATGGCAAGTGAAAACCCTGATCAGATAAATGGCAAAGTGTTGAAGACATGCAGATGCAATTATGAACCCAAATATCTGAATATTGATTGTTATTCAGTGAATTCTTTCAAGAACCATAATCACCTCGTCAATATTGTAACAACAACTACAACTTTACAAGCATGTTCAACAAAAGAACTCTTGTATCAAGAATCATTATCATTCATTATAGAAAGACAATTAAAAGCATCCCTACCTGTGCGTCAAGTGCGCTCTCCAATACCTGAGGAAGTAAACGTGCAGGATGACCCAATCTCACCAACTTCACCCTAGATGGAGGAAATAGCAAGTGCATGTGAGCAATACAACTCAATATTTCCAGCTCAAAGGAAACTGAAATGGGCACCCAATGAAAAGGTTTCAACAAAGTGAAATGCAATATTGACAAATCCAACACTGCGCCAGCTAAGCTAATTGAGAACTTGCTCCAAtcaacagagaaaatcaacaaaATAATAACATCTGCAAACTGAATCCATTTAGGAAAGATGGAGCATTTCCTGGGTACTCAGTTTTCAAACAGATGGAAGTTGCAGCTTGGATCTTCATTAtgacaacccaaaaaaaaaactctggTCTCTTAATAATGTAAAGAAAAGATAGGAAACAACTGCAACAAAGTTGAGAAATGCAAAATGGTTGTAGCGAGAACATGGAACAACGAACAACATGGTACACAGATGATACAAACAGGATCAGGTTAAAATGAAACTACTATATATTATTGCTGACTCCACTGGCATTGTAGAAAAAAGTCCCAAAGAAGCGCAGTAGGCAGACCAGAAAATGACAAAGCAACAGAATAGTGTCCAAAATGCCTGATCCAATTTCTTCTTTGACAGACAACCCTCTGGGCAATGCATGAAAGTTTCAAAAGACAACATTCAGCAAATATTTCTTAATAGAGGACATAATGGGCTTGGCAAGGCAATATTACTTGTATGGAAACAGTCTTTCGACAATGTTGTCGACAGCAATATTAGAAGCAGCACATGCTAGAATCTTTGATCCGCGTTTCACTTCCTGCAAGATAATTTCCACCACAGTTGTCGTCTTTCCAGTTCCTGGAGGACCGTGCAGCAAAAAAATGTCCTGGGATGACAGGGCCTTCGTTATGGCACCTTTCTACAACAAAAACAACAGTTCGTATTAATTGAGGGGGGGAAAGGAATGAATCATGGAAAGAACCAGTTAAATTTTCAAAATGTATTTACACAGAAAACAGCGACCTGCAAGCTTAAATAGTTGTGCAGTCCGCTGCATGACAAAAACATGTTGATGCTATTCAAGCAGTTTTTTGAAGAAAATTTTAGAAGTAGCTATTTTGAATAATCGAACAGAAAACTCCGTCAACATTTTGCAAAGTGGCCTCCACATTGAAGTTCTTTGTCAATCTACACATGCGATGCATCCTCACAAAGTGCGTGCTTGCAAAATGCACACCTAATTTAGTGAGCCCACAAGTGTATGAAGATCATAATAGCGTACGCCAGACTAATTGTGGATCTGAGTATGAATAAAGAAAAGAGGAATCACTTGACAGCCTGGAAAAGCATGGCAATCCATGCACACTTACGTACCTCAATCCAAACAGTAAAATCATGGGCAATGTTGTAGATGGGCGATAGAACGAAAATCAGATTCAGTCTTACCCTTCTGATGAACAGGCATTAGTCTATTGAATTTGGACCCTTATCATTTAAGCCAATCCAACAGTTAGCATTTAGTTTCAGAAAGTGTGAAGAGAAGCAGCAGCAGATTTGAGTATAAGAGATGGGAGGAATCCCTATCAagatgttagcaagtataaacagctacTAAACAGGAGAGAAACCACAAGTTCAAAGTGTGAGCTCAAAGCAAGAACAGCTCCTGGGCAAAAGATTCTTGCAACTGTTGGCATCATCCGGTCAATGTGACTCTATAgcgggcccatgatttggacagcttggattgagGTACATGCATACCACTTTTATGGTGGTTATATGCATGCCTATGGATTATCATGCTCTGACTAGAGTATCAATTAATTCCTCTAAAGGATTATCCGATTCTTAATCCTTTCAAGTAACACATGGATAGTAGTGGTGGCGTTAAATAGCATGATGCCATTTGCTTAGAAACCCATACAATAATTGTAACCAATGTATTGAACACCTGAGAATGGTCAAGGTTGGAGTTAAATGATGCAAATGATACAGCCTTCTTTGACACGGTCGGGCACTTCTCTCCAAATAATACAGGAATCAAATCTGCAGCAGGTCCTTTCTGAACACCCTTACTTAGTTGTACTAAGGCATCCTTCATCCTACGATAAGTAACCTACATAAACAATTGATAATTGAGAATTAGAAAACTCATGATAACAAATTCTATATCAAAATATTCCAGAATCAAGCAAAGCAATATTCCTTGCCCAGCAGTTCCACCTTATTATCTTGAACTGCAAGGCATATATACTCTATATGTATTCCAATATCTAATATGCTTCTACTGTCATTATATGACACCACCACAGTTCGGGCATA
This region of Magnolia sinica isolate HGM2019 chromosome 1, MsV1, whole genome shotgun sequence genomic DNA includes:
- the LOC131221204 gene encoding uncharacterized protein LOC131221204 isoform X1, translating into MDGGKKSNKSFSSSPVSLQQFLSIMTPLIDMEKEAEISASISSGSSRNLDTAQKRGSTILNLKCTNAETGLMGKALLEFQSTKGDVLPAHKFGPHDVVVLKPNKAELGSASLGQGVVYRLKDSSITVAFDDIPEDGLNNPLRLEKVANEVTYRRMKDALVQLSKGVQKGPAADLIPVLFGEKCPTVSKKAVSFASFNSNLDHSQKGAITKALSSQDIFLLHGPPGTGKTTTVVEIILQEVKRGSKILACAASNIAVDNIVERLFPYKVKLVRLGHPARLLPQVLESALDAQVLRGDNSALANDIRKEMKVLNGKLLKTKDRNTKRDIRKELRTLAKEERKRQQLAITDVIKNADVVLTTLTGASSHKLEGTTFDLVIIDEAAQALEVACWMALLKGSRCILAGDHLQLPPTIQSVEAERKGLGKTLFERLASLYGDEVMAMLTVQYRMHELIMDWSSKELYDSKIKAHPSVAGHMLYDLEAVQKSSSTEPTLILIDIAGCDMEEKKDEEDSTMNEGEAAVAIAHAKRLVESGVLSSDIGIITPYAAQVVLLRMMRSKEDKLKEMEISTVDGFQGREKEAIIISMVRSNSKKEVGFLRERRRMNVAVTRARRQCCIVCDTETVSHDAFLKRLVEYFEEHGEYLSASEFGYE
- the LOC131221204 gene encoding uncharacterized protein LOC131221204 isoform X2; this translates as MGKALLEFQSTKGDVLPAHKFGPHDVVVLKPNKAELGSASLGQGVVYRLKDSSITVAFDDIPEDGLNNPLRLEKVANEVTYRRMKDALVQLSKGVQKGPAADLIPVLFGEKCPTVSKKAVSFASFNSNLDHSQKGAITKALSSQDIFLLHGPPGTGKTTTVVEIILQEVKRGSKILACAASNIAVDNIVERLFPYKVKLVRLGHPARLLPQVLESALDAQVLRGDNSALANDIRKEMKVLNGKLLKTKDRNTKRDIRKELRTLAKEERKRQQLAITDVIKNADVVLTTLTGASSHKLEGTTFDLVIIDEAAQALEVACWMALLKGSRCILAGDHLQLPPTIQSVEAERKGLGKTLFERLASLYGDEVMAMLTVQYRMHELIMDWSSKELYDSKIKAHPSVAGHMLYDLEAVQKSSSTEPTLILIDIAGCDMEEKKDEEDSTMNEGEAAVAIAHAKRLVESGVLSSDIGIITPYAAQVVLLRMMRSKEDKLKEMEISTVDGFQGREKEAIIISMVRSNSKKEVGFLRERRRMNVAVTRARRQCCIVCDTETVSHDAFLKRLVEYFEEHGEYLSASEFGYE